One Oharaeibacter diazotrophicus DNA segment encodes these proteins:
- a CDS encoding EAL domain-containing protein, giving the protein MALLAVIAALAVPAIAPVPGARAYVWVADAVLVTAGLVAPARLRIPLVAITLFAIPAVVFATGAASFESAVADGIGDAVCVAVALAMALGMDGGRTIRSHDIAGLLRRTAAVAFVGPMVGALVGAALLAVLGEAGFGGALWSRWTAGSGGALTVLPVLLFPPIIRLGRANALREFMEAMAVLAATLVLVVFAVPNLRFPFVAAMIPLALASSRMRPIQIAGLCSAVATAFALGGVHGAYHGLGSAALAFDGGLQVAGAVAAFVPFCIAVLAEHIRRDKRALAVGAEQLRRAFQGSAVAAGMIGRDGTFMRVNAACAALFGRTEAQIVGRRLDAFCREGDLDPDWLPGLFPFSRDPVAHRDLRLVRPDGTEVWARVHASAIRRRPGARSLYLLVQIENIDAQRRAVDELVRVQTLWNFALEGAGQGVWEEDYLTGKDHYSLTWTALLGFTEADMAGRRYWPDMVHPDDRAEVVRRVHEHEAGLTSSFEATCRMRHADGRWVWILDRGRIIERDSEGRPVRMVGTHTDITRQKENEEKLAILNERMRLATEAGGVGLWSYDVATGEVFWDERMHQLYGIDTGGSSSHEVWSACLHPDDREATLALFFAAVEHGAAYNTVFRIVRGDGEVRYIRTLAKMTKRADGGALMVGCNWDVTEIRLTADALAEEKERLRVTLHSIGDAVICTDTAGNVTFMNLAAETLTGHIEPMVRGAPLATVYRPVHEDSGEELPSSAAEALRSGAPVEMGHPAKLVRPDGVSRAVRDSAAPVRAASGETIGVVLVFQDVTTARALQRDLAYAASHDALTGLKNRTAFEGAVQAALAEARAGGPGHAVLFVDLDRFKVLNDTAGHAAGDTLLREIAGVVHAVVRPGDVVARLGGDEFAVLLRDCRIDEAEAQGARIIEAVRSLRFSWNDRVYNFGASIGVTALDARSVGVAEALAQADVACYASKAGGRDRVSVYRPDASEAHRHLSDLHIVAGIRESIEAGMFRLYAQEIRELSAPLARAPRLEILTRMVGPDGALVPPDVFIPAAERFDLMGALDRWVLATTLREHGARVMAVEGLTVAVNLSANSLSDPTLWDFLSAELAATGFCPSRLVLEITETAVINNFVAAERFITAARAAGCRVSLDDFGSGVSSFTYLKRFPVDAIKIDGTFVRNMKDSRYDMTIVRMIHEVGMELGVETIAEFVEDVETVDLLRTIGVAWGQGYLFHRPRPLDEVLDGYRPALASPAQVARRA; this is encoded by the coding sequence GTGGCGCTGCTGGCCGTGATCGCCGCCCTTGCCGTGCCCGCGATCGCACCGGTTCCGGGCGCGCGGGCCTACGTCTGGGTCGCCGACGCCGTCCTGGTCACGGCCGGGCTCGTGGCCCCGGCGCGCCTGCGCATCCCGCTGGTCGCAATCACCCTTTTCGCAATTCCCGCCGTCGTGTTCGCCACCGGCGCCGCCTCGTTCGAGAGCGCGGTCGCGGACGGGATCGGCGACGCCGTCTGCGTCGCCGTCGCGCTGGCGATGGCGCTCGGCATGGACGGCGGGCGGACGATCCGCTCCCACGACATCGCCGGCCTGTTGCGCCGGACAGCGGCGGTCGCGTTCGTCGGTCCGATGGTCGGCGCCCTCGTCGGGGCCGCTCTGCTCGCCGTCCTCGGCGAGGCGGGCTTCGGCGGGGCACTGTGGTCACGGTGGACGGCCGGCTCGGGTGGCGCGCTGACCGTTCTGCCCGTGCTGCTGTTCCCGCCGATCATCCGGCTCGGCCGGGCCAACGCGCTGCGCGAGTTCATGGAGGCGATGGCGGTGTTGGCGGCGACGCTGGTGCTCGTCGTCTTCGCCGTGCCGAACCTGCGCTTCCCCTTCGTGGCGGCGATGATCCCGCTGGCGCTGGCGTCGAGCCGGATGCGGCCGATCCAGATCGCGGGCCTGTGCTCGGCCGTCGCCACCGCCTTCGCGCTCGGCGGCGTCCATGGCGCCTATCACGGCCTCGGCAGTGCGGCCCTAGCGTTCGACGGCGGCCTGCAGGTGGCGGGCGCGGTCGCCGCCTTCGTGCCCTTCTGCATCGCGGTGCTGGCCGAGCACATCCGCCGCGACAAGCGCGCCCTCGCCGTCGGTGCGGAACAGCTCCGCCGGGCCTTCCAGGGCAGCGCGGTCGCCGCCGGCATGATCGGTCGCGACGGCACATTCATGCGTGTCAACGCCGCCTGCGCCGCGCTGTTCGGCCGTACGGAGGCGCAGATCGTCGGTCGGCGGCTCGACGCCTTCTGTCGGGAGGGCGACCTCGACCCGGACTGGCTACCCGGACTGTTTCCCTTCTCGCGCGACCCGGTGGCCCACCGCGACCTGCGTCTCGTCCGGCCCGACGGCACAGAGGTCTGGGCCCGCGTCCACGCCTCCGCGATCCGCCGCCGCCCCGGCGCACGCTCGCTCTATCTCTTGGTGCAGATCGAGAACATCGACGCCCAGCGCCGCGCCGTCGACGAACTCGTCCGGGTCCAGACCCTTTGGAACTTCGCCCTCGAAGGCGCCGGGCAGGGGGTGTGGGAGGAGGACTATCTCACCGGCAAGGACCACTATTCCCTGACCTGGACGGCGCTGCTCGGCTTCACCGAGGCCGACATGGCCGGCCGGCGCTACTGGCCCGACATGGTCCACCCGGACGACCGCGCCGAGGTGGTGCGGCGCGTCCACGAGCACGAGGCCGGTCTGACCTCCTCCTTCGAGGCGACCTGCCGGATGCGCCATGCCGACGGCCGCTGGGTCTGGATCCTCGACCGCGGCCGCATCATCGAGCGCGACTCCGAGGGGCGGCCGGTGCGCATGGTCGGAACCCACACCGACATCACGCGCCAGAAGGAGAACGAGGAGAAGCTCGCGATCCTCAACGAGCGCATGCGCCTCGCCACCGAGGCCGGCGGCGTCGGGCTGTGGAGCTACGACGTCGCGACCGGCGAGGTGTTCTGGGACGAGCGCATGCACCAGCTCTACGGCATCGACACCGGCGGGTCGTCGTCGCACGAGGTCTGGTCGGCGTGCCTGCACCCGGACGACCGCGAGGCGACGCTCGCCCTGTTCTTCGCGGCGGTGGAGCACGGGGCCGCCTACAACACCGTGTTCCGCATCGTCCGCGGCGACGGCGAAGTGCGCTACATCCGCACCCTCGCCAAGATGACGAAACGCGCCGACGGCGGCGCGCTGATGGTCGGCTGCAACTGGGACGTCACCGAAATCCGCCTCACCGCCGACGCGCTCGCGGAGGAGAAGGAGCGGCTGCGCGTCACGCTGCATTCGATCGGCGACGCGGTGATCTGCACCGACACCGCCGGCAACGTCACCTTCATGAACCTCGCCGCCGAGACGCTCACCGGCCACATCGAGCCGATGGTGCGCGGCGCCCCGCTCGCGACGGTCTACCGCCCGGTCCACGAGGACAGTGGCGAGGAACTGCCGTCCTCGGCGGCCGAGGCGCTGCGCAGCGGTGCGCCGGTGGAGATGGGCCACCCCGCCAAGCTGGTTCGCCCCGACGGCGTCTCGCGCGCGGTCCGCGACAGTGCCGCGCCCGTGCGTGCGGCGAGCGGCGAGACGATCGGCGTGGTGCTCGTCTTCCAGGACGTCACCACGGCGCGCGCCCTGCAGCGCGACCTCGCCTACGCCGCCAGCCACGACGCGCTGACCGGCCTGAAGAACCGCACCGCCTTCGAGGGCGCCGTGCAGGCGGCGCTGGCCGAGGCGCGGGCCGGCGGCCCCGGTCACGCCGTGCTGTTCGTCGACCTCGACCGCTTCAAGGTTCTCAACGACACCGCCGGCCACGCCGCCGGCGACACGCTGCTGCGCGAGATCGCCGGCGTGGTCCACGCGGTCGTCCGGCCGGGCGACGTGGTCGCCCGCCTCGGCGGCGACGAGTTCGCCGTGCTGCTGCGCGACTGCCGGATCGACGAGGCCGAGGCCCAGGGCGCGCGCATCATCGAGGCCGTGCGCTCGCTGCGCTTCTCCTGGAACGACCGCGTCTACAACTTCGGCGCCTCGATCGGCGTCACCGCGCTCGACGCCCGCAGCGTCGGCGTCGCCGAGGCGCTCGCCCAGGCCGACGTCGCCTGCTACGCCTCCAAGGCCGGCGGCCGCGACCGCGTCTCGGTCTACCGTCCGGACGCCAGCGAGGCGCACCGCCACCTCTCCGACCTGCACATCGTCGCCGGCATCCGCGAGAGCATCGAGGCCGGCATGTTCCGGCTCTACGCCCAGGAGATCCGCGAACTCTCCGCGCCGCTCGCCCGCGCGCCGCGCCTCGAGATCCTGACCCGCATGGTCGGCCCGGACGGCGCGCTGGTGCCGCCCGACGTGTTCATCCCGGCCGCCGAGCGCTTCGACCTGATGGGCGCGCTCGACCGCTGGGTGCTCGCGACCACGCTGCGCGAGCACGGCGCCCGCGTCATGGCCGTCGAGGGGCTGACGGTGGCGGTGAACCTCTCCGCCAACTCGCTCAGCGATCCGACGCTCTGGGACTTCCTGTCGGCCGAACTCGCCGCCACCGGCTTCTGCCCGTCCCGCCTCGTGCTCGAGATCACCGAGACCGCGGTGATCAACAATTTCGTCGCCGCCGAACGCTTCATTACCGCGGCGCGCGCGGCCGGCTGCCGCGTCAGCCTCGACGACTTCGGCTCGGGCGTCTCCTCCTTCACCTACCTGAAGCGCTTCCCGGTCGACGCCATCAAGATCGACGGCACCTTCGTGCGCAACATGAAGGACAGCCGCTACGACATGACGATCGTGCGCATGATCCACGAAGTCGGCATGGAACTCGGGGTCGAGACGATCGCCGAGTTCGTCGAGGACGTCGAGACGGTGGACCTGTTGCGCACGATCGGCGTGGCCTGGGGCCAGGGCTACCTGTTCCACCGCCCGCGCCCGCTCGACGAGGTGCTGGACGGCTACCGTCCGGCGCTGGCGTCGCCGGCTCAGGTGGCGCGTCGGGCCTGA
- a CDS encoding CHASE2 domain-containing protein has protein sequence MAALAGPRRRSALVATLVAVTTAAVVAVSASGPFHLLDARLVDFAATLRPAAPSPDVVIVAIDEPSFADVGDQWPWPRALHGRLVRALRTAGARAIGFDVVFAEASNDRDDEAFAAALEPDVVLGADESVVETPQADQILRTEPLQTLTAAGARSGLVSVMLDGDGVLRRVPPFADGFARRLLEAAGERPAATAPGDLIAPVGPARTYRTVSYYQALDPAGTLPPGTFRDAIVLVGLSLQAVPDVKASGTDAFATPFTPRTGRLVPGVEVQAAILDTLRLDRAITATPASLGVVLTALAALLAGLSVRGGTHPAAIVGGAAFTAAMVAGAGLLLAFRHVWVSPVCPALAFTTVLTVQGIADFAAERRLRRDIVRAFRQYLAPELVERLAAEPAALRLGGERRELTVLFCDLRGFTGIAERLKDEPERLTQLVNRVLDPLSDEILKRGGTIDKYMGDCVMAFWNAPLEEPDHAGRAVEAALAMVEAVARLSAAIEREPDGTGRPIGPLAVGVGVNTGEAVVGNMGSSARFDYTALGDTVNTAARLQTLTRRYDVPILVGDATRAALGERFAFTAVDSVVPRGRSEPEAVWAVTRSGVAEATHGG, from the coding sequence ATGGCGGCGCTGGCGGGTCCGCGCCGGCGCAGCGCCCTGGTCGCGACCCTCGTCGCCGTCACAACCGCCGCCGTGGTGGCGGTCTCGGCGAGCGGGCCGTTCCACCTGCTCGACGCCCGCCTCGTCGACTTCGCCGCCACGCTGCGTCCCGCCGCGCCGTCGCCGGACGTGGTGATCGTCGCGATCGACGAGCCGTCCTTCGCCGACGTCGGCGACCAGTGGCCGTGGCCGCGCGCCCTGCACGGCCGCCTCGTCCGGGCGCTGCGCACCGCGGGCGCGCGGGCGATCGGCTTCGACGTCGTCTTCGCCGAGGCCTCGAACGACCGCGACGACGAGGCCTTCGCCGCCGCCCTCGAGCCCGACGTGGTGCTCGGCGCCGACGAGAGCGTGGTCGAGACGCCCCAGGCCGACCAGATCCTGCGCACCGAACCGCTGCAGACGCTCACCGCCGCCGGCGCCCGTTCCGGCCTCGTCTCGGTGATGCTCGACGGCGACGGCGTGCTCCGGCGCGTGCCGCCCTTCGCCGACGGCTTCGCGCGCCGGCTGCTCGAGGCGGCCGGCGAGCGTCCGGCCGCCACCGCGCCCGGCGACCTGATCGCCCCGGTCGGTCCGGCGCGGACCTACCGCACCGTGTCCTACTATCAGGCGCTCGACCCGGCCGGCACGCTGCCGCCCGGCACCTTCCGCGACGCCATCGTGCTGGTCGGGCTCAGCCTCCAGGCGGTGCCGGACGTCAAGGCGTCGGGCACCGACGCCTTCGCGACCCCGTTCACGCCGCGCACCGGCCGCCTCGTGCCCGGCGTCGAGGTCCAGGCGGCGATCCTCGACACGCTCCGCCTCGACCGCGCGATCACCGCCACGCCGGCGAGCCTCGGCGTCGTCCTCACCGCCCTCGCCGCGCTCCTCGCCGGCCTCTCGGTCAGGGGCGGCACCCATCCGGCGGCGATCGTCGGCGGCGCCGCCTTCACCGCGGCCATGGTGGCCGGCGCGGGGCTGCTGCTGGCGTTCCGCCACGTCTGGGTGTCGCCGGTCTGCCCCGCCCTCGCCTTCACGACGGTGCTGACCGTCCAGGGCATCGCCGACTTCGCCGCCGAGCGCCGCCTCAGGCGCGACATCGTCCGCGCCTTCCGCCAGTATCTCGCGCCGGAACTGGTCGAGCGGCTCGCCGCCGAGCCGGCGGCGCTCCGGCTCGGCGGCGAGCGGCGCGAGCTGACGGTGCTCTTCTGCGACCTGCGCGGCTTCACCGGCATCGCCGAGCGGCTCAAGGACGAGCCGGAACGGCTGACGCAGCTCGTCAACCGGGTGCTCGATCCGCTCTCCGACGAGATCCTGAAGCGCGGCGGCACCATCGACAAGTACATGGGCGACTGCGTCATGGCATTCTGGAACGCCCCGCTGGAGGAGCCCGACCACGCCGGCCGCGCGGTCGAGGCGGCGCTCGCCATGGTCGAGGCGGTGGCGCGGCTGTCGGCGGCGATCGAGCGCGAGCCCGACGGTACCGGGCGGCCGATCGGTCCGCTCGCGGTCGGCGTCGGCGTCAACACCGGCGAGGCTGTGGTCGGCAACATGGGCTCGTCGGCACGCTTCGACTACACCGCGCTCGGCGACACCGTGAACACCGCCGCCCGCCTGCAGACGCTGACCCGGCGCTACGACGTTCCGATCCTGGTCGGCGACGCCACCCGTGCGGCCCTCGGCGAGCGCTTCGCCTTCACGGCCGTCGACAGCGTGGTCCCGCGCGGCCGGAGCGAGCCGGAGGCGGTGTGGGCTGTCACCCGTTCGGGGGTGGCGGAGGCGACGCATGGCGGGTAG
- a CDS encoding FecR domain-containing protein: MVQFHDMRLRNLVLTTAAAVYASAAAAEIVPRDPPVAGTVVAVKRGEQLELGERPGWIPVEVRQEVRTGDGLRTNAEGQLAVLFADQTQLRIGRNTTMRIKELRPNGDSRFDLSGGTIWARAARGGSAVTVETPAAAAAIRGTDWTLTVGPDRRTSLIVLEGKVELANAQGSVVVQPGEAATVAVGEAPTKTVVVRPDDREQMLYYMPIRYAFQLLSAHPGSTREQREERARIDAIPPAARGVADAVARAEIAFGFDSRADTRAAVAAARALRPSPAEAARLDLVEGLLAANEGRYAAAAATLRAAQPRLDPKRRTVALYAAHFADTLAHPDRPSTPPAGFDSPYAATAAAYGLAFREGVPAAIDLLKEAERRWPTDSYLPAARSQLAAVVDDRAQTREAYERALALDPQEPMALESRSYYRSAYESDLAGALADARAAAAIQPGSASIWNAVSLAYDDRDATRESEAAIRRSIELDPEDPLGHANYALMLLEQNRMEEARAEIDRALALDPAFDVAYVALGRWYLQKGDMPAAIEALLKGSTANPTYSQALLLLAAAYYQNDQDDPAWQALDNADRLDPNDPLPSIVRSGFAIDAYEADVAIAAAREALRRSESRGGWFATLGANADALSTVADAMRFAGLSAWADYYGDRSFSRFDFSGYNDAAAEGNATAFTDALARGDLAPDRGSGEDDFSILLQGLLHDPLAIGATLRRRQLLHAPFLEAETIGGLTFGEGRGWSSETNIQAFALKPFPFGLSANLTVDRFDGNDSNVDDRLGSLSVILGATPTPYDRVTSFVTAGRQHVATPGVWWWPTPDDLIRSDAVQTGTTWSHTIGWRNVVNAAVTYGDRTDRANLFDVPTDGEGTLADFDAEVRQRVVRGSLQHMIGGDAWSFVYGLEGGGGDERSALSTTTTPPGGDPSTQSGAETRDFSFARAYGNLRFEPNRDLAFEVGLDGTFHDTGIAESDGGGRDQGFDLGPRVGVAWSFYEGQWLRAFAERDVDMPGLATLEPIGAVGLRPYDAPLDSGATADTVGAKWEAEWSDNLFTAIEYQHQWLERLSITNPGTLETYTVADGEVDRLTASANLLLGHGFGAFATLALARSDDGTGADIPYVPETMARVGLAYVDPARWRVTLSGTYVGERLGDDLGTRLDEAFTVDAKFRYEPDGGRFVFDVGLYNILDKHFDIAPDTPGWGRTVEAKLAVRF, from the coding sequence GTGGTCCAGTTTCACGACATGCGCCTGCGCAACCTCGTCCTCACCACCGCGGCCGCCGTCTACGCGAGCGCCGCGGCCGCGGAAATCGTGCCGCGCGATCCGCCCGTGGCCGGCACCGTCGTCGCCGTGAAGCGGGGCGAACAGCTCGAGCTCGGCGAGCGGCCGGGCTGGATTCCCGTGGAGGTGCGCCAAGAGGTGCGCACCGGCGACGGCCTGCGCACCAACGCCGAGGGTCAGCTCGCCGTCCTGTTCGCCGACCAGACCCAGCTGCGCATCGGCCGTAACACCACGATGCGGATCAAGGAGCTCCGGCCGAACGGCGATTCGCGCTTCGACCTTTCCGGCGGCACCATCTGGGCGCGCGCGGCCCGCGGCGGCTCGGCGGTCACGGTCGAGACCCCGGCGGCGGCGGCGGCGATCCGCGGCACCGACTGGACGCTGACCGTCGGGCCGGACAGGCGGACGTCGCTGATCGTGCTCGAGGGCAAGGTCGAGCTCGCCAACGCGCAAGGCAGCGTGGTGGTGCAGCCCGGCGAGGCCGCGACCGTGGCGGTCGGCGAGGCGCCGACCAAGACGGTTGTGGTGCGCCCGGACGACCGCGAGCAGATGCTCTATTACATGCCGATCCGCTACGCCTTCCAGCTCCTGTCGGCGCACCCGGGCTCGACGCGGGAGCAGCGCGAGGAGCGGGCGCGGATCGACGCGATCCCGCCGGCGGCGCGCGGCGTCGCGGACGCCGTCGCGCGTGCCGAGATCGCCTTCGGCTTCGACAGCCGCGCCGACACCCGCGCCGCGGTCGCGGCCGCCCGCGCGCTGCGGCCGTCGCCGGCCGAGGCCGCCCGGCTCGACCTCGTCGAGGGCCTGCTCGCCGCCAACGAGGGCCGCTACGCCGCCGCCGCCGCGACGCTCCGCGCCGCCCAGCCGCGGCTCGACCCGAAGCGCCGCACCGTCGCGCTCTACGCTGCCCATTTCGCCGACACGCTCGCCCATCCCGACCGGCCGTCGACGCCGCCGGCCGGTTTCGACAGCCCCTATGCCGCCACGGCCGCCGCCTACGGCCTCGCCTTCCGCGAGGGCGTCCCGGCCGCGATCGACCTCCTGAAGGAGGCCGAGCGGCGCTGGCCGACCGATTCCTACCTGCCGGCGGCGCGTTCGCAGCTCGCGGCGGTGGTCGACGACCGCGCGCAGACCCGGGAGGCCTACGAGCGCGCGCTGGCGCTCGATCCGCAGGAGCCGATGGCGCTGGAATCGCGCAGCTACTACCGCAGCGCCTACGAGAGCGACCTTGCCGGTGCGCTCGCCGACGCCCGCGCCGCGGCGGCGATCCAGCCGGGATCGGCGTCGATCTGGAACGCGGTGTCGCTCGCCTACGACGACCGCGACGCCACGCGCGAGTCCGAGGCGGCGATCCGCCGGTCGATCGAACTCGACCCCGAGGATCCGCTCGGCCACGCCAACTACGCGCTGATGCTGCTCGAGCAGAACCGCATGGAGGAGGCCAGGGCCGAGATCGACCGCGCCCTCGCCCTCGATCCCGCCTTCGACGTCGCCTACGTGGCGCTCGGCCGCTGGTACTTGCAGAAGGGCGACATGCCCGCGGCGATCGAGGCGCTGCTGAAGGGCTCGACCGCCAACCCGACCTATTCGCAGGCGCTGCTTCTGCTCGCCGCCGCCTATTACCAGAACGACCAGGACGATCCCGCCTGGCAGGCGCTCGACAACGCCGACCGCCTCGACCCGAACGATCCCCTGCCCTCGATCGTGCGCTCCGGCTTCGCCATCGACGCCTACGAGGCGGACGTGGCGATCGCGGCGGCGCGCGAGGCGCTGAGGCGCTCGGAATCGCGCGGCGGCTGGTTCGCCACCCTCGGGGCCAACGCCGACGCGCTCTCCACCGTCGCCGACGCCATGCGCTTCGCCGGGCTGTCCGCCTGGGCCGACTACTACGGCGACCGCTCGTTCTCGCGCTTCGACTTCTCCGGCTACAACGACGCCGCCGCCGAGGGCAACGCCACCGCCTTCACCGACGCCCTCGCCCGCGGCGACCTCGCCCCCGACCGGGGCTCGGGCGAGGACGACTTCTCGATCCTGCTGCAGGGCCTGCTGCACGACCCGCTCGCGATCGGCGCCACGCTCCGGCGGCGCCAGTTGCTGCACGCGCCCTTCCTCGAGGCCGAGACGATCGGCGGCCTGACCTTCGGCGAGGGCCGCGGCTGGAGCAGCGAGACCAACATCCAGGCCTTCGCGCTGAAGCCGTTCCCGTTCGGCCTCAGCGCCAACCTCACGGTCGACCGTTTCGACGGCAACGACAGCAACGTCGACGATCGCCTGGGGTCGCTGTCGGTGATCCTCGGGGCGACGCCGACGCCCTACGACCGCGTCACCAGCTTCGTCACCGCCGGCCGCCAGCACGTCGCGACACCGGGCGTGTGGTGGTGGCCGACGCCGGACGACCTGATCCGCTCCGACGCCGTCCAGACCGGCACCACCTGGAGCCACACGATCGGCTGGCGCAACGTCGTCAACGCCGCGGTCACCTACGGCGACCGCACCGACCGGGCCAACCTGTTCGACGTCCCGACCGACGGCGAAGGCACGCTCGCCGACTTCGACGCCGAGGTCCGCCAGCGCGTCGTCCGTGGCAGCCTGCAGCACATGATCGGCGGCGACGCCTGGAGCTTCGTCTACGGCCTCGAGGGCGGCGGCGGTGACGAGCGCTCGGCGCTCTCGACCACCACGACGCCGCCGGGCGGCGACCCGAGCACGCAGAGCGGCGCGGAGACGCGCGACTTCTCCTTCGCCCGCGCCTACGGCAACCTGCGCTTCGAGCCGAACCGTGACCTGGCCTTCGAGGTCGGCCTCGACGGCACCTTCCACGACACCGGGATCGCCGAAAGCGACGGCGGCGGCCGCGACCAGGGCTTCGACCTCGGCCCGCGCGTCGGCGTCGCTTGGTCGTTCTACGAGGGCCAGTGGCTGCGCGCCTTCGCCGAGCGCGACGTCGACATGCCCGGCCTCGCCACCTTGGAGCCGATCGGCGCCGTCGGGCTGCGCCCCTACGACGCCCCGCTCGATTCCGGCGCCACCGCCGACACCGTCGGTGCGAAGTGGGAGGCCGAGTGGTCGGACAACCTGTTCACGGCGATCGAGTACCAGCACCAGTGGCTCGAGCGGCTGTCGATCACCAATCCCGGCACGCTCGAGACCTACACCGTCGCCGACGGCGAGGTCGACCGTCTGACCGCCTCGGCCAACCTGCTCCTCGGCCACGGCTTCGGCGCTTTCGCCACCCTGGCGCTCGCCCGCTCGGACGACGGCACCGGCGCCGACATCCCCTACGTGCCCGAGACGATGGCGCGGGTCGGCCTCGCCTACGTCGATCCGGCGCGCTGGCGGGTGACGCTGTCCGGCACCTACGTCGGCGAGCGCCTCGGCGACGACCTCGGCACCCGGCTCGACGAGGCCTTCACCGTCGACGCCAAGTTCCGCTACGAGCCCGACGGTGGCCGTTTTGTCTTCGACGTCGGCCTCTACAACATCCTCGACAAGCATTTCGACATCGCCCCCGACACGCCCGGCTGGGGCCGCACGGTCGAGGCGAAGCTGGCGGTCCGATTCTGA
- a CDS encoding DUF2293 domain-containing protein, which yields MATRAAIETALRRLAPGLPAHEFSVVADHAVDSAGLARAKPETAAWLSLVAYARHVFTDYDSLLDEGYDRDAARHFVREDLAAALAGWGVRRPLGDDDSTTDTKDTGW from the coding sequence CTGGCGACGCGCGCGGCGATCGAGACGGCGCTGCGCCGCCTGGCGCCTGGTCTGCCCGCGCACGAGTTCTCCGTGGTCGCCGACCACGCCGTCGACAGTGCCGGCCTCGCCCGCGCCAAGCCCGAGACCGCCGCCTGGCTCTCGCTCGTCGCCTACGCCCGCCACGTCTTCACCGACTACGACAGCCTGCTCGACGAGGGCTACGACCGCGACGCCGCCCGCCATTTCGTGCGCGAGGACCTCGCGGCCGCGCTCGCCGGCTGGGGGGTCCGACGCCCCCTCGGCGACGACGATTCGACGACGGACACAAAAGACACGGGATGGTGA